Proteins co-encoded in one Flavivirga eckloniae genomic window:
- a CDS encoding MerR family transcriptional regulator — translation MKKYSVKELSKLAGVSIRTLHYYDKIGLLKPAIRTEAKYRLYGEYELLKLQQILFYKELDFSLKYIVDVFSDPDFDLIEALDSHKKSLLVKQKRITTMLDTIEKTMLNLKKKKMITDNELYQGFSKNEAKKMRNEAIDKFGKDTIEISETYLKKLSKEQFEQLKEDYKQVFKNLFNLSKNQPESETVQLEIARHYSFTRKFWGTEGSSTSQANAYKGLGVLYEKDERFTMMDEKPQPEFAKFLLKAMTYFADTQLV, via the coding sequence ATGAAAAAGTATTCAGTAAAGGAATTATCGAAGTTAGCAGGAGTGAGTATACGCACATTGCATTACTACGATAAAATAGGTCTGCTAAAACCAGCGATCCGTACCGAGGCCAAGTACAGATTGTACGGAGAATATGAATTGCTAAAACTACAACAGATTCTTTTTTACAAGGAGCTTGACTTTTCCCTAAAGTATATCGTTGATGTTTTTAGCGATCCTGATTTTGACTTAATCGAGGCACTCGATAGTCACAAAAAATCCCTACTGGTTAAGCAAAAGAGAATTACTACTATGTTGGATACTATCGAGAAAACGATGTTAAATTTAAAAAAGAAAAAAATGATTACAGATAACGAATTGTACCAAGGTTTTTCAAAGAACGAAGCAAAGAAAATGCGTAATGAAGCAATAGATAAGTTTGGTAAAGATACTATAGAAATAAGTGAAACGTACTTGAAAAAACTGTCAAAAGAACAGTTTGAACAATTAAAGGAAGATTATAAGCAGGTTTTTAAAAACTTATTTAATCTTTCTAAAAACCAACCAGAAAGTGAAACTGTTCAATTGGAAATAGCAAGACATTACTCGTTTACTAGAAAATTTTGGGGTACAGAAGGTTCATCTACATCCCAAGCAAATGCATATAAAGGGCTAGGCGTACTTTATGAAAAAGATGAACGATTTACTATGATGGATGAAAAACCACAACCCGAATTCGCAAAATTTCTTTTAAAAGCAATGACGTATTTTGCAGATACACAGTTGGTTTAG
- a CDS encoding RNA polymerase sigma factor has product MSKGEKKKIFSVLFDRHYKRLFNYSFKVVGQKDVAEELVQETFIKLWEHIESISNDKRSIESYLIKVLKNKIIDNYRKSQTKEKHINLYKLNTEFITDIDDKWELQKTIDTIYASLQPKTSEIFKLSRFKGLTYQEIASLKNISVKTVESHISKALQAFRKQLQDYL; this is encoded by the coding sequence ATGTCAAAAGGGGAAAAAAAGAAAATATTTTCAGTACTATTTGACAGGCACTACAAAAGACTTTTTAACTATTCCTTTAAAGTAGTTGGGCAAAAGGATGTTGCGGAAGAACTTGTACAGGAAACATTTATTAAACTTTGGGAGCATATTGAAAGCATCAGTAATGATAAACGCTCTATAGAATCATACCTTATTAAGGTCTTGAAAAATAAAATTATAGATAATTACAGAAAAAGCCAAACCAAAGAAAAACACATTAATTTGTATAAACTAAACACGGAGTTTATTACAGATATTGATGATAAATGGGAACTACAAAAAACGATAGATACTATCTACGCGTCCTTGCAACCAAAAACTTCAGAAATTTTTAAACTATCCCGGTTTAAAGGACTCACTTATCAAGAAATTGCTTCTTTAAAAAACATATCTGTAAAAACTGTAGAGTCTCATATATCAAAAGCGTTGCAGGCTTTTAGAAAACAACTTCAAGATTATTTGTAG